From the Prinia subflava isolate CZ2003 ecotype Zambia chromosome 34, Cam_Psub_1.2, whole genome shotgun sequence genome, one window contains:
- the SPATS2 gene encoding spermatogenesis-associated serine-rich protein 2 isoform X2 → MSRKQQPKDPSGFVFDVRSGAVRAQGGAENMREKVQAVRAVVPNRSNTEIVLVLQHFDNAVDSAVRAFVEGNASEVLKEWTVTGKKKNKKKKPKAAPGPAPAGKPREGENWEKAENSGTALNGFHGNGPGSLESLSDGPEGGAAPSQPPRSLRSSPGSPGGRKTGSGLEKSLKDLQRCSVALARFRALLREELENSLRRVKLAFGEIQSCLMDREVALLAEMDKVKAEAMELLSLRQRRAEALRELTEAAPAMSEEQLLELRADIKHFVSERKFDEELGRAGRFGCDLEALRGSIGSFGQVSHPRPSYSSRSRCSSGPAGSGSAPGSSLGSTTEFPPGSSSGSPPEFPPGSAPGAPPGAPPEFPGPPEGSAAPAEPQPPPRSRKPPQPRPSPQHPPGIPKNPEIPKTAEIPKNPQPPPAPRGARSRREGPGRARRSRPEGANS, encoded by the exons ATCCCTCGGGATTCGTGTTCGACGTTCGCTCCGGGGCTGTGCGGGCGCAGGGCGGCGCCGAGAACAtgagggagaag gtCCAGGCCGTGCGGGCGGTGGTTCCCAACCGCAGCAACACCGAGAtcgtgctggtgctgcagcacttcGACAACGCCGTCGACAGCGCCGTGCGCGCCTTCGTGGAAG GGAATGCCAGCGAGGTGCTCAAGGAATGGACGGTGACTGGCAAAAAAAAG aacaagaagaagaagcccaaggccgcccccggccccgcccccgcagGGAAACCCCGGGAGGGGGAAAATTGGGAAAAGGCGGAAAATTCCGGAACAGCCCTCAACGGTTTCCATGGCAACGGCCCCGGGTCCCTGGAGTCGCTGAGCGACGGCCCCGAGGGGGGGGCAg CCCCGTCCCAGCCCCCGCGGAGCCTCCGGAGCAGTCCCGGCTCCCCTGGAGGGAGAAAAACGg GCTCGGGGCTGGAGAAGTCCCTGAAGGATCTGCAGCGCTGCTCCGTGGCCCTGGCGCGGTTCCGGGCGCTGCTgcgggaggagctggagaattCCCTGCGCAGGGTGAAGCTGGCATTCGGAGAGATCCAGAGCTG CCTCATGGATCGCGAGGTTGCTCTGCTGGCAGAGATGGACAAAGTCAAGGCGGAAGCaa tggagctgctctccctgcggcagcgccgggccgaGGCGCTGCGGGAGCTGACGGAGGCGGCTCCGGCCATGTcggaggagcagctgctggagctgagggcCGACATCAAG CACTTTGTCAGCGAGCGCAAGTTCGATGAGgagctgggccgggccgggcgcttCGGCTGCGACCTGGAGGCGCTGAGGGGCAGCATCGGGAGCTTCGGGCaag TTTCCCACCCCCGGCCCAGCTATTCCAGCCGCTCCCGCTGCAGCTCCGGCCCCGCGGGATCGGGATCGGCCCCGGGATCATCCCTGGGATCAACCACAGAATTCCCACCGGGATCATCCTCGGGATCCCCCCCGGAATTCCCACCAGGATCGGCTCCGGGAGCGCCCCCGGGAGCGCCCCCGGAATTCCCGGGACCCCCCGAGGGCAGCGCGGCCCCAGCGGAGCCacag CCCCCCCCAAGGAGCCGGAAGCCGCCTCagccccgcccctccccccAGCACCCTCCGGGAATTCCCAAAAACCCCGAAATTCCCAAAACCGCCGAAATTCCCAAGAACCCGCAGCCCCCGCCGGCCCCCAGGGGCGCCCGGAGCCGCCGGGAGGGGCCGGGGAGGGCCCGGAGGAGCCGCCCCGAGGGCGCCAATTCCTGA
- the SPATS2 gene encoding spermatogenesis-associated serine-rich protein 2 isoform X1, with product MSRKQQPKDPSGFVFDVRSGAVRAQGGAENMREKVQAVRAVVPNRSNTEIVLVLQHFDNAVDSAVRAFVEGNASEVLKEWTVTGKKKNKKKKPKAAPGPAPAGKPREGENWEKAENSGTALNGFHGNGPGSLESLSDGPEGGAAALGDGIRDFPNFPDFPASPAPSQPPRSLRSSPGSPGGRKTGSGLEKSLKDLQRCSVALARFRALLREELENSLRRVKLAFGEIQSCLMDREVALLAEMDKVKAEAMELLSLRQRRAEALRELTEAAPAMSEEQLLELRADIKHFVSERKFDEELGRAGRFGCDLEALRGSIGSFGQVSHPRPSYSSRSRCSSGPAGSGSAPGSSLGSTTEFPPGSSSGSPPEFPPGSAPGAPPGAPPEFPGPPEGSAAPAEPQPPPRSRKPPQPRPSPQHPPGIPKNPEIPKTAEIPKNPQPPPAPRGARSRREGPGRARRSRPEGANS from the exons ATCCCTCGGGATTCGTGTTCGACGTTCGCTCCGGGGCTGTGCGGGCGCAGGGCGGCGCCGAGAACAtgagggagaag gtCCAGGCCGTGCGGGCGGTGGTTCCCAACCGCAGCAACACCGAGAtcgtgctggtgctgcagcacttcGACAACGCCGTCGACAGCGCCGTGCGCGCCTTCGTGGAAG GGAATGCCAGCGAGGTGCTCAAGGAATGGACGGTGACTGGCAAAAAAAAG aacaagaagaagaagcccaaggccgcccccggccccgcccccgcagGGAAACCCCGGGAGGGGGAAAATTGGGAAAAGGCGGAAAATTCCGGAACAGCCCTCAACGGTTTCCATGGCAACGGCCCCGGGTCCCTGGAGTCGCTGAGCGACGGCCCCGAGGGGGGGGCAg cagccctgggagatgGAATTCGGgattttcccaattttcccGATTTTCCGGCCTCTCCAGCCCCGTCCCAGCCCCCGCGGAGCCTCCGGAGCAGTCCCGGCTCCCCTGGAGGGAGAAAAACGg GCTCGGGGCTGGAGAAGTCCCTGAAGGATCTGCAGCGCTGCTCCGTGGCCCTGGCGCGGTTCCGGGCGCTGCTgcgggaggagctggagaattCCCTGCGCAGGGTGAAGCTGGCATTCGGAGAGATCCAGAGCTG CCTCATGGATCGCGAGGTTGCTCTGCTGGCAGAGATGGACAAAGTCAAGGCGGAAGCaa tggagctgctctccctgcggcagcgccgggccgaGGCGCTGCGGGAGCTGACGGAGGCGGCTCCGGCCATGTcggaggagcagctgctggagctgagggcCGACATCAAG CACTTTGTCAGCGAGCGCAAGTTCGATGAGgagctgggccgggccgggcgcttCGGCTGCGACCTGGAGGCGCTGAGGGGCAGCATCGGGAGCTTCGGGCaag TTTCCCACCCCCGGCCCAGCTATTCCAGCCGCTCCCGCTGCAGCTCCGGCCCCGCGGGATCGGGATCGGCCCCGGGATCATCCCTGGGATCAACCACAGAATTCCCACCGGGATCATCCTCGGGATCCCCCCCGGAATTCCCACCAGGATCGGCTCCGGGAGCGCCCCCGGGAGCGCCCCCGGAATTCCCGGGACCCCCCGAGGGCAGCGCGGCCCCAGCGGAGCCacag CCCCCCCCAAGGAGCCGGAAGCCGCCTCagccccgcccctccccccAGCACCCTCCGGGAATTCCCAAAAACCCCGAAATTCCCAAAACCGCCGAAATTCCCAAGAACCCGCAGCCCCCGCCGGCCCCCAGGGGCGCCCGGAGCCGCCGGGAGGGGCCGGGGAGGGCCCGGAGGAGCCGCCCCGAGGGCGCCAATTCCTGA